In Afipia carboxidovorans OM5, the sequence CTCCCCGCTCGCGGGGAGAGGGTCGGGGTGAGGGGCAAAAGGGCGCGGGGAAAAGCCCCTCACCCACCGCGAAGCGCGGCGACTTCTCCCCGCAAGCGGGGAGAGGTGAAAAACCATCAGGCATCAAGCCGCTTGAACACCAGTGTGGCGTTGGTGCCGCCGAACCCGAAGGAGTTCGACAGCACGGCTCCGATTTTGGCGTCGTCGATGCGCTTGCGCACGATCGGCATGTCGGCAAAGACCGGATCGAGTTCCTGAATGTTGGCGCTCTCACAGATGAAACCGTTGTTCATCATCAGCAGCGAATAGATCGCCTCCTGCACGCCGGTTGCACCGAGCGAATGGCCGGTGAGCGACTTGGTGGCGGAGATCGGCGGGCACTTGTCGCCCACGCCGAACACGTGACGGATCGCATTGATCTCGGGCGGATCGCCCGCCGGCGTCGAAGTCGCGTGCGGGTTGATGTAATCGATCGACGCCTTCACCGTGGAGAGCGCCATGCGCATGCAGCGCTCGGCACCTTCGCCCGACGGCGCCACCATGTCGTAGCCATCGGAGGTCGCGCCGTAGCCGACGATCTCGCCGTAAATCTTCGCGCCGCGCGCCTTGGCGTGCTCCAGTTCTTCCAGCACCACAACGCCGGCACCGCCCGCGATAACGAAACCGTCGCGGTTGACGTCGTAAGCGCGCGAGGCCGTGGACGGCGTGTCGTTGTACTTCGACGACATCGCACCCATCGCGTCGAACAGCACCGACAGCGACCAGTCGAGTTCTTCGCAGCCGCCCGCGAACATCACGTCCTGCTTGCCGTACTGAATCATCTCATAGGCATTGCCGATGCAATGATTGGAGGTCGCACACGCCGACGAGATCGAATAGTTCACGCCCTTGATCTTGAACCATGTCGCAAGCGTTGCAGAGGCAGTCGAGGACATCGCCTTGGGCACCGCAAACGGGCCCACGCGCTTCGGCCCCTTGGTGCGCGTGGTGTCGGCGGCCTCGACGATGGTGCGCGCCGAAGGCCCGCCCGATCCCATGATGATGCCGGTGCGCTCGTTGGAGACATCAGTCTCCTCGAGACCGGAATCGCGGATCGCCTGATCCATCGCGACGTGATTCCAGGCAGCGCCTTCCGCGAGAAAACGCATGGCCCGGCGATCGACGAACTCCGCAGGATTTAGCGTCGGCGCGCCTTGCACCTGTGAGCGGAAACCGAGCTTGGCATATTCCTCGGCACGCGTGATACCCGGCTTCGCCTCGTGAAGGCTCGCCAGAACTTCCTGAGTGTTGTTTCCGATGGATGAGACAATCCCCATCCCCGTGACGACAACTCGCCGCATACTTGCCTCGCCTTGCTCGATCCGCTGTTCTGGCCTTGTGTCCGGCCGTTTCTTCGGGCCTGGAAGCTTATTCCAGGCACTCCCGCACTGAATCACTTTCCGGCTTGCGCCGCCGCGTCCTGTTGAAAAAGTCCAACCTTCAGATCGGTTGCGCGATAAATAATCTCGCCATCCGTCGAAAGCCAGCCATCCGCGACACCGAGCACCAGCCGCGAGCGCATGATGCGCTTCATATCGATGTGGTACTGAACCCGCATCACATGGGGCAACACCTGCCCCGAGAACTTCAGATCGCCGAGGCCGAGCGCGCGCCCGCGCCCCGAACCACCGGTCCAGCCGAGGAAGAAGCCGACCATCTGCCAGAGCGCGTCGAGGCCGAGGCAGCCCGGCATCACGGGGTCGCCCTTGAAGTGGCAACCGAAAAACCACAGGTCCGGCTTAACATCGAGTTCGGCCCGGATAACTCCCTTGCCGAATTCGCCTCCGGTCTCGGTAATTTCGACGATCCGGTCGAACATCAGCATCGGCGGCAACGGTAACTGGGCATTCCCGGGGCCGAACAATTCGCCCCGGCCGCAAGCCAGCAAGTCCTCGTATTCATAGCTGTTTTGCCGCTCGCGCATAAAAACTCCCGTTTCGGCACAGTGCCGTTGCGAACCGGTCCTAACATAGGCATTTAAACCAGCAAAGCCGCGAGTGGCCGGGCGGTTTGCC encodes:
- the fabB gene encoding beta-ketoacyl-ACP synthase I produces the protein MRRVVVTGMGIVSSIGNNTQEVLASLHEAKPGITRAEEYAKLGFRSQVQGAPTLNPAEFVDRRAMRFLAEGAAWNHVAMDQAIRDSGLEETDVSNERTGIIMGSGGPSARTIVEAADTTRTKGPKRVGPFAVPKAMSSTASATLATWFKIKGVNYSISSACATSNHCIGNAYEMIQYGKQDVMFAGGCEELDWSLSVLFDAMGAMSSKYNDTPSTASRAYDVNRDGFVIAGGAGVVVLEELEHAKARGAKIYGEIVGYGATSDGYDMVAPSGEGAERCMRMALSTVKASIDYINPHATSTPAGDPPEINAIRHVFGVGDKCPPISATKSLTGHSLGATGVQEAIYSLLMMNNGFICESANIQELDPVFADMPIVRKRIDDAKIGAVLSNSFGFGGTNATLVFKRLDA
- the fabA gene encoding 3-hydroxyacyl-[acyl-carrier-protein] dehydratase FabA, producing the protein MRERQNSYEYEDLLACGRGELFGPGNAQLPLPPMLMFDRIVEITETGGEFGKGVIRAELDVKPDLWFFGCHFKGDPVMPGCLGLDALWQMVGFFLGWTGGSGRGRALGLGDLKFSGQVLPHVMRVQYHIDMKRIMRSRLVLGVADGWLSTDGEIIYRATDLKVGLFQQDAAAQAGK